One genomic region from Apodemus sylvaticus chromosome 1, mApoSyl1.1, whole genome shotgun sequence encodes:
- the LOC127664133 gene encoding hemoglobin subunit beta-2: MVHLTDAEKAAVSGLWGKVNADAVGAEALGRLLVVYPWTQRYFDKFGDLSSATAIMGNPNVKAHGKKVIGAFDNGLKHLDSLKGTFASLSELHCDKLHVDPENFRLLGNMIVIVLGHHLGKDFTPCAQAAFQKVVAGVATALAHKYH; this comes from the exons ATGGTGCATCTGACTGACGCTGAGAAGGCTGCCGTTAGCGGCCTGTGGGGCAAGGTGAACGCTGATGCAGTCGGCGCTGAGGCTCTGGGCAG GCTGCTGGTCGTCTACCCTTGGACCCAGAGGTACTTTGACAAGTTTGGAGACCTGTCCTCTGCCACTGCTATCATGGGTAACCCCAATGTGAAGGCCCATGGCAAGAAGGTGATAGGTGCCTTCGATAACGGCCTGAAACACCTGGACAGCCTCAAGGGCACCTTTGCCAGCCTCAGTGAGCTCCACTGTGACAAGCTGCATGTGGATCCTGAGAACTTCAGG CTCCTGGGCAATATGATTGTGATTGTGCTGGGCCACCACCTGGGCAAGGATTTCACCCCCTGTGCTCAGGCCGCCTTCCAGAAGGTGGTGGCTGGAGTGGCCACTGCCCTGGCTCACAAGTACCACTAA
- the LOC127664144 gene encoding hemoglobin subunit beta-1-like: MVHLTDAEKSLVQGLWGKVNADVIGAEALGRLLVVYPWTQRYFDKFGDLSSASAIMGNANVKAHGKKVINAFDNGLKHLDSLKGTFASLSELHCDKLHVDPENFRLLGNMIVIVLGHHLGKDFTPAAQAAYQKVVAGVATALAHKYH, translated from the exons ATGGTGCACCTGACTGACGCTGAGAAGAGTCTTGTCCAAGGCCTGTGGGGCAAGGTGAACGCTGATGTAATCGGCGCTGAGGCCCTGGGCAG GCTGCTGGTCGTCTACCCTTGGACCCAGAGGTACTTTGACAAATTTGGAGAcctgtcctctgcctctgctaTCATGGGTAACGCCAATGTGAAGGCCCATGGCAAGAAGGTGATAAATGCCTTCGATAACGGCCTGAAACACCTGGACAGCCTCAAGGGCACCTTTGCCAGCCTCAGTGAGCTCCACTGTGACAAGTTGCATGTGGATCCTGAGAACTTCAGG CTCCTGGGCAATATGATCGTGATTGTGCTGGGCCACCACCTGGGCAAGGATTTCACCCCCGCTGCCCAGGCCGCCTATCAGAAGGTGGTGGCTGGAGTGGCCACTGCGCTGGCTCACAAGTACCACTAA